The nucleotide window CATATTTGTTGCcaaaatatcatatttcttTTGTAACATGCAAAAGCATCCCAGAATATAGGATGCATGTTACTAAAGGGATGTGCCGGTGGTTGTGAAAGAATGGTCAAGTTCAAGCAGTTTTGGACAAGACAAATAAATTGAATTATGGATTTGAACATGTGTGGCTTGTTAATAGATTGTTTTCTAAATTTTCCTTGTAATTGAACTGTTGATGCACTTCATAGTATGGCACAATTATATATGTTTTCGTTGATTGGTTGTAAGAAGAGgttgaaaagagagaaatatgtgAAAATGTAGTAGTTTTGACATAAAGTGTGGTATAAGagaaagaggagagaagaaaTAGAAGTGAATCGAAAGTGAGAAGAGAGTTCACAAAAATGCTGAAATTGATAGGTTGGACACCGTTGGTTTGAACTCTGACTTCTCCTatttgtgtgtgagtttttaGTAGATGTTGTCATTTTGTCTAGTTAACAAAAGTGACtagaaaattataattatagttGAAAAGACTTAACTGTCCTTAATATTAAACAATCAAcatacaattattttatatttcttaattgaTTCGCTTTGAATAGTTTGGtatgttaaattaattttaaaaaagaacaGCTTTATCGTATAattaacttttatataaaatatgtatttttcttaataaaatataatatatttaattttctagTTTTTCGTTTTAAATAAATACAACAATcttttcaacataaaatataaacataaaataattaaaaagtcaaatatatttCTCTACTTCTATCTTTTCAACCCTTTACTTTCAATGCCTCTCTTATGTTTTTTATGGGACATATATATAACCATAACTACATCCTTCTATAAAAAATCCTATTTTTTAGTACAAAAATTATTATCTACTTTctaattcaaaattcaatgaaaataaaaaatgcaactGTCCAAACCGCTATCCTTTAACTTTAAAGAGTTTTGTCATTTATTACTATTCTATTAGGTTCAAGCGACTAGTTTCGACAGTTGTATGTAGAAGGTATTGATTCACGCAATAAAATAAGTTATCCTTTGACAAAGTTATCTATAAAAAAACATTCCATTGCATAATTGAGAAGGTATTATATTAATGcgtatttcttttttattatatttaattgacTCACACCAACCAATGATAACAACAAATTATTGTCTTTTGTCTTCTTTCATCACTACCACTCATTTTCTCTTGCTTCTAATATAATATCTTGGTTTCATTGGCTTCTAAATCTAATACAGTATTTGGTTTTATTGACCTTTAATGTGTATCAAAGGTTGCTATAAagttttgaatatatttttcaagCTGAAAAACgggtttattcaaaaaataaaaaaggatactgcatgaaaagtgaaaatgacTATTGGAATTCATGCACCTAACttagagaagaaaaaatcaaGGAAGAACAAGACAACTATTGATGTAAATGCACCTTTGTTACCTAAGACACAGGAAAGTGATGTTAAGTTTGATGAATTTAATGGAGCTTCATTTTCTGGTGCTGTTTTCAATTTATCAACCACAATTATTGGTGCTGGAATTATGGGATTGCCTGCATGTGTGAAAAAGTTAGGGATGGTGCCTGGTCTTATTGTCATAGTCCTAACAGCTTTATTGACAGAGAAGTCAATTGATTTCATAATCAGGTTTTCTAGGGCAGGGAAACTTTCTTCCTATGGAAATCTTATGGGAGATGCCTATGGGAAATACGGAAAAGCGTCGTTGGAGATATGTGTTTTAACTACCATCGGTAGTCTGATCATGTACATGATCATTATTGGTGAGACCATATTCTTAAGTCTAGACTTTTACTGTTATCATTAGAGAAGAATTTAAGGTTGtataattcaattttgtttttgttcatattGTAGGTGATGTGATTTCTGGAACAACTTCAAGTGGAATTCACCATGCTGGTGTCCTTGAAGGATGGTTTGGTGTCCATTGGTGGACCGGGCGTACATTTGTTATTACCTTCGCAACATTTGTTGTGGTTGCACCTTTGGTCAGCTTTAAGCGGATTGGTGAGTGATATTTCTTTTCTTGTATTAATTGGTTTGCATATAGAAACATATAGTTGTGTCATTTACCGAAATGGCTATAGATTAGATGACCATGTTAGGAAGATGACTCAAATGCGGGACGGTAATTGTATGGATGAAAGTTTCCATTTCATCGTttgtaaactaaaaaaaatggtaaacaaGATCAATAAACAACTAGGTGGTACACATGGTTATTTGGAATTGATGCTTATTTGATACACATGATTATTTGCCAATACTCACTTTTTTCACTCAAGTACAAATTGGTCTATCTATGAAATCAAGTTTTGTTGCGATGTTATTTGGTTTGTGTCCATGTAACACTTCTATGACAAATTTAGCTGTATTCTCTGTGATTATTGCAGATTCATTGAGATTCACGTCTGCATTGTCAATTGGATTAGCAGTTCTTTTCCTTATCATTGCCGTAGGGATCTCAATTATCAAGATTATTAGCGGCGGCATTGGGATGCCAAGACTCTTCCCGGTCATTACTGATGCAGCTTCAGTTTTCGATCTATTCACTGTAGTTCCTGTGCTGATGACAGCATATGTATGTCACTACAATGGTATCGAATAGTTTGAAACCTTTCtcttaatgtttttatttctctCAGTAGACTTGTATAATTATAAGTTGGTTATGGATTTGCATGAAGAAGATTAAGGTCTTCTGACTACTTATTCCATAAGCATCACCTCATTCTATGTCCAACTAATCTGAAAAGTAAGCAtacgtgtcaattttttatgagctacaaaattgattttcagaTTATTTTGGTTAATTTCTGGTTGTGCATCATTAATGAGTCAAAACACGGAACACTAAGGAAGTGTTTTTATATACTTGGTTGTTCATTCTATGTTACCAACACGACGATTGATAGTATAAATTTTTGGTTTAGGCTTGGTTTCTTAATGTGGTTGTATAATCCACAAGCTGATTCCACGTACTAATAAACATCGGCAACTATTGCAAAAGTTTCGGTTATGTGGGAGGATGACATCAATGCAGTTAGCTATATAGATCCACTTGTTTGCTTCATAGATTTATTATATGGTGATTACAGTGTGTGCTCTTTGTTTTCAGTTCAAAGCATAGAGAATGAACTGGAGGATTCCTCACGGATACGTGGGGTTGTGCGTACGTCCCTTACTCTATGCTCTTCGGTGTACTTACTGACAAGCTTCTTTGGGTTCCTTCTATTTGGTGAAGGAGTTCTTGATGATGTTCTTGCCAATTTTGATACTGATCTTGGAATTCCCTTCGGTTCTGCGCTCAATGATGCTGTTCGTTTGAGCTATGCTGCGCATCTTGTGCTTGTATTTCCTGTAATTTTCTATGCGTTGAGGCTCAACGTAGATGGTCTGATATTTTCCTCATCAAGAAGGCCTTTGGTTGTTGATAACTTAAGATTTTCATCAGTTACTATTGCCCTTGTTCTCATTATCTTCCTCGGAGCAAATTTCATACCGAACATTTGGGTTATTTTCCAGTTCACTGGAGCAACAGGTGCTGTCTGTATAGCATTCATATTTCCAGCTGCAATCGCTCTGAGGTGAGTTTGGTCACTGAATTCATTTAGTTCTGTAAATATGATTAATCAACTCAAAAGTTATCAttaagcattttcttttcctgtAGGGATCGATACAACATAGCAACTAAAACAGACACGATTCTGGCTATCCTTATGATAGTGCTAGCGGTTTTGTCAAATGCTGTGGCGATATACAGTGATGCTTATGCTTTGATCAACGAGAAGAAAGCATAATGTGAGTGATTTCTTGATTTGATAGCTTACAATACATATATTTCCAAACTTTCAGATTAAAGGAACATAGCTACCATGTGTACAAATATTCTTCAAAAGTGTGTGAAGGCCTGCAACATGTTCAACCTTGTTTATAATAGAGTAGGGATATTTGAACATCGCAAGTCTGACGCCGTATATGGATGTGGTATGTAAACACGCTCAACTCAACTGCCGACATGACTGAgcgaaagaaaataaataaaaataccaaattgtatatttataatatacGGTGTCCGACACCATATTTGTTGTCAATATTTAATTCTCTTGTAATATGATCTTTAATGTTGTAAATGTAGAGGTTCTTATTGAATGTGCCTCCATTTCCCAGACTTCATATCCTTTATAACTGCAAGTGAGGTATTTGCTGGCACTTGTATACATTATTATTTGTTGGGCTTCAtcacaaaaagaaattgaataatGGATATGAAAATGAATGACTTGTTAATGGTTTGCTTTCTAAATTTTCCTTGAAATTGAACTTTTGGTGCACTTTTCTAAATTATACTTATGTAATCAAAATCAAGTGTTTAGTTGAATATATAGTACCTTATAGTGCCTGATGGTGTTGCAGAGGGGacaaaaaagagaaaacttTTCATATTCATTGTGCCCATCTATGAAGCATAGACACTCCTCGGATTGGGCGTGTCCCGATGTCGGAaatgtgtcgtgtccgacaccgacacgacacccacatttgtaattacactgaattatgtgattttttcaaattattaactgTGTCGACGTGTCCGTGTcatgtccggtgtccgtgtccgtatctgtgcttcataggtgcCCATTTTCTTACGGTAAACCACGTACATAGGTTCAGCATTGAGCATGAGATTGCATTTGATTATTAGGACTAAAAAAAATCTGGCGACCAAAACCAAAGTATGCACAAATTTACTTTTAACACATCAACAACCCATACACTCCTCAAATCCTCTAGAACTACAAAGCTAAATGCATAATAGCCATTTCCTATAGTGATCATCTTCGATTGTGACAAAGGATTTAATAGCATAGCCTGTATAACTTAGCTCGCAGGTCACTAGTTTTTGATAGGTAAATCTACTTTGGGGAGCAATATGCAATGAATTTCTTTTGAAACCTTCAACACCTCTTTCCTACTCTTCTTCAAAAAACTTGATTACAATTGTTGACATGATAAGTGAGATTTAGAAGTCTTACTTTGGATGAGAAAGTAGATATTGAGCAACATATAAGTTAAGAAACCGATATACCTAATTTCTTGAGGTTTTTGATGAAGATATGATGTCAAAACTTACTTGTGTGGTTATTCTTACTTCAATGTAATGACTCACTCCAATGTTTTAAGGCTCTCTTGGAACTCCCAAGAGTGGTATCTAAGTCTGGTTCACCTTAATGAAGGAGTAGGAGTTGTTCTTGGTCTTGAATAAAGGATGCGGAGAATCTCACACTTAAAGGAGATAACGTCGATGgtacataataaatataaattttgaactCAACCTATACTGATGAAATTTGATTGGATTGACTAACATGTTTGATCAAAACTGATCCAAACCACCCATAAAACACCACTTACATGAGATGGTAGTTCACAAGACCTGGGCAGCCATATGCTTTTAATGAcataaaatgaacaaaataatttagTATAAGATTTGTTTGGTGATGACACATTCAGCACGTGACTggaattagaattttttatgaACTTCAAAGCCCACAATTGCATTAGGAACCATAACTTCCTAGTATAGGACATGGTGTGAAAGGTTAGGTGAAGAATCGGGGGGAGTAATGAAGGATTTATTAACGAAATATTTTAATGAGataaactattttgattaaaagagaGCACAATTacaaactaatttaaaattttgatacattcaaatattattatgacCGCCCGTTACATATGTCGagatcaaaatgactattatctTCGTAAGCAAAACAAAAGGTTGTGGCATAATATTTACCCCTTTTTAGGAACCTATCTATACATATATTCTATTATCTTATATACTTATCTATACatatatatctatattattataCATATAAACTAGATGGAGGATTTTGggttgtattttgaaaattgttgttgacgcTGTAACACATCTCTAAATGATTAAAATGACCATTTGGTAGTTAACTATCAATGCAACGAACCGGTGGTAATTAACTATTGATGTAATGAaccggcggtagttaactatcgaggttctatcggcagttaactgtcgaggtttcatcggcagttaactgccgatgctCTGTTATAAGAACAGAACGGCACATAGGaatttccaaaactccattgttgcagTATTGAGCTTCAATGTTGCGATTTTCTCCAACTTTAAGCCATTCAACGCCAATTACaatcacaaaatcaaataaGTGCTTATTATCCTATTgcattgactttttttttattgaattgttacatttttttggataaattgtCACATAATtaggttttgttgattttttattttatgatgttagatgtttatgatttgattgaattgtgTGATGTTGATTCGAGTAGAAATTGTTGATTAGAGTTGAATTTAATGAATTGTTGTAGAATTGCTAGGaattatttgaaattcttaGGAATTTTGTGgtagaatttttaggattagTGTAGGTTTTGATCTCCGATACGTTACATTACATTATATTCTTCCTAAATATGTGGTATCATCCGATGTTGggtttaaattaaattgttgaaaGTTTGCGAAAAATATCGGCATTAAAGTGTCTTATACTAAGTGTAAAGATTTACAGCACCATTTGAAAACTCAAAAGAATGGATATAACACATGTTGCATTCTACAAAATGAGTTGTACAAATTTTCCCATCAAATTCCCTCATATGAGTAGTGACAAACAAGAATGCATTCCAAGAGGTTGTTTTGAACTTAATCTTACTGACAAATTTCAATTGACAGAAGAGCATGATCAAGTACAAAACAATATCTTAGAGGTGCATTCCCTTATGTCACACTCATCTTATATAAAGGAATCTGGTGAAAAAATTTGTACAACCATTAGGTAGAATACAACATATGTTTTATCTATTCTTTTGACTTTTCAACTAGGCTTGCGAATCCTTACATTCAGTATAAGACACTTCAATACCAACATCTTCCGCAAATTAACAAGAATTAAACttaaattccaacaaaataaGACACTACATAATAATGATGCTACCTAAACATAATCTTATGGTAGAATCAAACTCTTGAGAATATCTTCAGGCGATCTCAGCAATGTAGCTTCCATCTCAATCCTCGGGAACATGCGTTCCTGATAATATTTGGAGAACATGCTCCTCGCGTAATCATGATCTGTCAGCATTATCTTTTCGGTCTGCAAACAACCGGGACGTGTATACTGAAGGTTCTCCACCATCATTCTGTCTTCGGGGTTGTGTCCTTTATTGATTTCGTTCAGTTGATCCTTCAGATCCTTTAGCGTGACATCGACTCGAACCTTGAACAAATGAGGGTTTCTACCGTTGAAACGTACTTGAGCTTTGAACAAATTGTCCGTTGTTTCAGATCTACAccataagaaattaaataatctatgaaaaactcattcaaacatttcatcaaacacttgaagTACAAATTATACACAAACCCTAAAACTtaaaactacaacataaacatgcaaacatacTTAATCAACTTAAATCTACTCTAAAAATGATTCATAATATCTTACTTGCAaacatttaattcattttttttttttacaaaaaacaacaaaaattaaatcaacctaaaactaaaattatatataaaaaaacaattataacaactaaaatgtataATAGCACTAAGATTTTGTCGAATAAATTTggatgagattttagagagctGTTGAGAGATTGAGTCGAGAGTGATAATAGATGCGAGAGTAATGGTTCCTCCTGAAATTTGTAGCAGAAATCGCatcgatagttaactaccgatggACTCCGCGATAGTTAACAAGAATGAGGGGCAATAATTGTTCAACCGCGGTAGTTAACCGCTGGTTAGTTCCTTCGACATTGTTTTAAGTGTGGACAAcaattttcttgtatttttcattatttcaattaCTCTCCTAAACAAAGTTTCCtataaaaatatagaaacatTATAATGTAAATCTTTATTATtgtgatattaaaaaatatagggttaaatatgtttttagtccttatatttTGCACccctttgaagaatagtccctacatttcattaaatgtttttaaaatccccaCATTTTATTTCCGTTATTAAAATTAGTCCATGTTGTTAATTCTCTAACGGAATGCTGAT belongs to Medicago truncatula cultivar Jemalong A17 chromosome 6, MtrunA17r5.0-ANR, whole genome shotgun sequence and includes:
- the LOC25495479 gene encoding amino acid transporter AVT6A gives rise to the protein MTIGIHAPNLEKKKSRKNKTTIDVNAPLLPKTQESDVKFDEFNGASFSGAVFNLSTTIIGAGIMGLPACVKKLGMVPGLIVIVLTALLTEKSIDFIIRFSRAGKLSSYGNLMGDAYGKYGKASLEICVLTTIGSLIMYMIIIGDVISGTTSSGIHHAGVLEGWFGVHWWTGRTFVITFATFVVVAPLVSFKRIDSLRFTSALSIGLAVLFLIIAVGISIIKIISGGIGMPRLFPVITDAASVFDLFTVVPVLMTAYVCHYNVQSIENELEDSSRIRGVVRTSLTLCSSVYLLTSFFGFLLFGEGVLDDVLANFDTDLGIPFGSALNDAVRLSYAAHLVLVFPVIFYALRLNVDGLIFSSSRRPLVVDNLRFSSVTIALVLIIFLGANFIPNIWVIFQFTGATGAVCIAFIFPAAIALRDRYNIATKTDTILAILMIVLAVLSNAVAIYSDAYALINEKKA